In one window of Corallococcus macrosporus DNA:
- the dapF gene encoding diaminopimelate epimerase → MDARERIFKYHGLGNDFVVLDRRRTGVDIDAEQSRWLCDRRRGIGADGVLALLPSSRGLARMVVHNADGSIAEMCGNGLRCAVKYLVDHSGQHPAVIDVETGAGVLTCEPGYGDGGVVGVDISMGPARLVAANLPSGATGEPFVNAPVPGHEDLRGTAVNMGNPHLVLLDQPLEAAERLGPTLERHPAFPDRTNVEFVRVDEDGLTVVVWERGCGLTQACGTGACASAVAAVLAKRLPSNAWLRVTLPGGDLRIRVPADLSDIRLRGPVASVFEGVVALPRAR, encoded by the coding sequence GTGGACGCAAGAGAACGCATCTTCAAGTACCACGGGCTGGGCAACGACTTCGTGGTCCTGGACCGCCGCCGCACGGGCGTGGACATCGACGCGGAGCAGTCCCGCTGGCTGTGTGACCGGCGCCGGGGCATCGGCGCGGACGGGGTGCTCGCCCTCCTCCCGTCGTCCCGCGGCCTTGCCCGCATGGTCGTCCACAACGCCGACGGCAGCATCGCGGAGATGTGCGGCAACGGCCTGCGCTGTGCGGTGAAGTATCTGGTGGACCACTCTGGCCAGCACCCCGCGGTCATCGACGTGGAGACCGGGGCGGGCGTGCTCACCTGCGAGCCCGGCTACGGCGACGGCGGCGTGGTGGGCGTGGACATCTCCATGGGCCCGGCCCGGCTGGTGGCCGCGAACCTGCCCTCCGGGGCCACGGGAGAGCCTTTCGTCAACGCCCCCGTGCCCGGCCACGAGGACCTGCGGGGCACCGCGGTGAACATGGGCAACCCGCACCTGGTGCTCCTGGATCAACCCCTGGAGGCCGCCGAGCGCCTGGGCCCCACCCTGGAGCGGCACCCGGCCTTCCCGGACCGCACCAACGTGGAGTTCGTCCGCGTGGACGAGGACGGCCTCACCGTCGTCGTCTGGGAGCGGGGCTGCGGCCTCACCCAGGCCTGCGGCACGGGCGCGTGCGCGTCCGCGGTGGCGGCGGTGCTGGCGAAGCGCCTTCCCTCGAACGCCTGGCTGCGCGTCACCCTGCCGGGCGGCGACCTGCGCATCCGCGTTCCGGCCGACCTGTCCGACATCCGGCTCCGGGGCCCGGTGGCCTCCGTCTTCGAAGGCGTTGTCGCGCTTCCAAGGGCCCGATAA
- a CDS encoding methyltransferase domain-containing protein, translated as MGPSELLPRYIFAESLFARRRVLEVDAVSSTGGESARFLVERGARTVVACDADVAAVEAAQKAHAHPQLRFRANVYDDLEAGSFDLVLVTDLAPYVRAPELLAELARLVARQGFLVGGLRNIAGLALPQLVDPEETVPPTYGQLLDALSAHFPHVEVATQSPVLGYQLAFEKGEGLQVDGSLVRHSEAAYFVVMAGLEPARVVDPTWVQLPPEPLAFTRGKLDEVAARAKTWEERAGRLKEAVSKLRAEIGDREAEVVALKPALEGARQDMARLTAQLEQARGTVESARERDDLSSRLRRRELELQVATERIADADKRLTAQRLEVEAAQRAQADAGVQVLAAQESLRLERARREETAATLDETRERLTQAYTDVRTLQDELGALRVDRERDRLAAERAQDGAEDRRRQAEAARERELRIAEQYSTALAAVEHLKAELARAQESARTAGDAVPVKEAELARARREFAEAQQRMHSAEGARKDAEARLSERESLLRGLETELTAAREAEGRLRQELEGRAQSESAARALAARLEEELHAARLRLETLEAEQQRVESAQHAAGQRLAAAETERVRVEAALVQAIDAERAQAQARLEDALAQARAEADERVTNALAAAHSDADSRQERALAEAREQEEARLARALAEAREQEEARVAQALESARADADARVERALAEAAQALETNRSDADVRVERALADAREAAQALEAARADADARVERAKAEAAQALIEVQADADARVERAQADATQALAEARTDADARVARAKAEAAQALTEVRTDSDARVELALAEAVQALDAARADADARVARAVAEAAQALTEARAEADALLAKALADAAAEREQALAEVRASASAQRSRHLADVEARAAQALSEARAEAEAQRLQALEDARAEAEAERVRQLEEAELRAARMLAEVRAEADAVLARRLAEAEARAAQTLADSRAEMEAQARAEAEARVARALAEARAESSGQTEQVLASVRAEAEARLTEAEVRATEALEAAVEQARAEARDTLAREIWEHGARLAESNQAREAAEARNTELEATLRTLRQELTDSEALAALIQEDLSREQKARASTQAELEAARESLITEQERAARWEALLADTQAQLLSEREQQARAQVALANLQASLDAERALRARLEGSESSWNEAQSALEADRLRLDAALGVARTVLEEERAQRVRLEAAFAQLQTESASALEAERARAEASRVAALEARTQLEGDLSAARAARLSTEAAFEHTRQTLSEVQAAFTEAQRTNEAALLELRQSQATVLEEARAALADVQQSQAAQDATVRELRAELTEARRSEVEALSSLDDARTNEAALRSELETLRAASVAQRERLSAAEQAKDAVQARLAEVEASLSETESRYTEQAAILSPIQQALAVETSRAFLLEQALKEADAQYSVETSRASLLGQALEEAEARHAAEASRVLSLEQALTEAEARLATETERFAMKVAEAESRQSTDTARQASLAQTLAEAEARLAAESSRRSELEAALTEAESQQAAASARRAELEASLAEAESRQAAESTHRSELEASLKEAEARLSTLEQALADAEKRAASETSRRVELEASLTEVEFRLAAETSNLSALEDSLAQAEARLAAGSQSQDAAREAEAQAARLMESLTTREQELREASALRVSMEAQLEGALSRTERQQQDLDELRAQLGVKEQELAALRAETARLGAAHQELMRLGSELQRAHAALHERSQQVGRLEAELVDASDRLAATREHAEVLVVQLETARRFAGKATNLEAALEALRAELETARAETARLTETGNERTSTLEGQLADLTARAEQERTELEARLSTLSTERAELQVRLAELSAQAGTDRAELEARLAELTEQAREEKSSIEAQLADVTARAAAERAELEARLADLTAQADSSSAERDARLAEAEARAATAQAELEARLQQSAELTRESLAAMEARLVAALEEARTEQAALESRVAALTQAAADAEAQARRADAERTAMASERERLQSDLTVARAARVRLEGRASSLETAAADAVRILDAERAERDQLAARIREQQARLEALETERETLVQALEDAKSSAAPPPEDVLEMAAEMEVLQAHVEKMQDQLAAREAELAELRRASAPATPGASRRAMPALDVPSPPKKVGERE; from the coding sequence ATGGGGCCCAGCGAACTGCTGCCCCGCTACATCTTCGCGGAGAGCCTGTTCGCGCGCCGACGCGTGCTCGAGGTCGACGCCGTGTCGTCCACGGGCGGCGAGAGCGCGCGCTTTCTCGTCGAGCGGGGTGCTCGCACCGTGGTGGCGTGCGACGCGGACGTGGCGGCGGTGGAGGCGGCGCAGAAGGCCCATGCGCACCCGCAGCTGCGCTTCCGCGCCAACGTCTATGACGACCTGGAGGCCGGCAGCTTCGACCTGGTGCTGGTGACGGACCTGGCGCCCTACGTGCGCGCGCCGGAGCTGCTGGCGGAGCTGGCGCGGCTGGTGGCCCGGCAGGGCTTCCTCGTCGGCGGCCTGCGCAACATCGCGGGGCTGGCGCTGCCGCAGCTGGTGGATCCCGAAGAGACGGTGCCGCCCACGTACGGGCAGCTGCTGGACGCGCTGAGCGCGCACTTCCCGCATGTGGAGGTGGCCACGCAGTCGCCGGTGCTGGGCTACCAGCTCGCGTTCGAGAAGGGCGAGGGGTTGCAGGTGGACGGCTCGCTGGTGCGGCACAGCGAGGCGGCGTACTTCGTGGTGATGGCGGGCCTGGAGCCGGCGCGGGTGGTGGACCCGACGTGGGTGCAGCTGCCGCCGGAGCCGCTGGCGTTCACGCGAGGCAAGCTGGACGAGGTCGCGGCCCGGGCGAAGACCTGGGAGGAGCGGGCAGGGCGGCTGAAGGAGGCGGTGTCCAAGCTCCGCGCGGAGATTGGTGACCGCGAGGCGGAAGTGGTCGCGCTCAAGCCCGCGCTGGAGGGTGCGCGGCAGGACATGGCGCGGCTGACCGCGCAGCTGGAGCAGGCGCGGGGCACGGTGGAGTCCGCGCGCGAGCGGGACGACCTGAGCAGCCGGCTGCGGCGGCGCGAGCTGGAGCTGCAGGTCGCGACGGAGCGGATCGCCGACGCGGACAAGCGGCTGACGGCGCAGCGCCTGGAGGTGGAGGCGGCGCAGCGGGCGCAGGCGGACGCGGGCGTGCAGGTGCTGGCGGCGCAGGAGTCGCTGCGGCTGGAGCGGGCGCGGCGCGAGGAGACGGCGGCGACGCTGGACGAGACGCGCGAGCGGCTGACCCAGGCGTACACGGACGTGCGCACGCTGCAGGACGAACTGGGCGCGCTGCGCGTGGACCGGGAGCGGGACCGGCTGGCGGCGGAGCGGGCGCAGGACGGGGCGGAGGACCGGCGCCGGCAGGCGGAGGCGGCTCGCGAGCGGGAGCTGCGCATCGCGGAGCAGTACTCGACGGCGCTCGCGGCGGTGGAGCACCTGAAGGCGGAGCTGGCGCGCGCGCAGGAGTCGGCGCGGACGGCGGGCGACGCGGTGCCGGTGAAGGAGGCGGAGTTGGCGCGGGCTCGCCGCGAGTTCGCCGAGGCCCAGCAGCGGATGCACTCCGCGGAAGGGGCGCGCAAGGACGCGGAGGCGCGGCTGTCGGAGCGCGAGTCGCTGCTGCGCGGCCTGGAGACGGAGCTCACCGCGGCGCGCGAGGCGGAAGGCCGGCTGCGGCAGGAGCTGGAAGGGCGCGCGCAGTCCGAGTCGGCGGCGCGGGCGCTGGCGGCGCGGCTGGAGGAGGAGCTCCACGCGGCCAGGCTGCGGCTGGAGACGCTGGAGGCGGAGCAGCAGCGGGTCGAGTCCGCGCAGCACGCGGCGGGGCAGCGGCTGGCGGCGGCGGAGACGGAGCGCGTCCGGGTGGAGGCGGCGCTCGTCCAGGCCATCGACGCGGAGCGGGCCCAGGCGCAGGCGCGGCTGGAGGATGCGCTGGCCCAGGCCCGCGCGGAAGCCGACGAGCGGGTGACGAACGCGCTGGCCGCCGCGCACTCCGACGCGGATTCGCGCCAGGAGCGGGCGCTGGCGGAGGCCCGCGAGCAGGAGGAGGCGCGGCTCGCTCGGGCGCTGGCGGAGGCCCGCGAGCAGGAGGAGGCGCGGGTCGCGCAGGCGTTGGAGTCGGCCCGGGCTGATGCGGATGCGCGTGTCGAGCGTGCGTTGGCGGAAGCAGCGCAGGCGCTGGAGACGAACCGGTCCGACGCGGATGTTCGTGTCGAGCGTGCGTTGGCGGATGCGCGTGAGGCGGCGCAGGCCCTGGAGGCCGCTCGGGCTGATGCGGATGCGCGTGTCGAGCGTGCGAAGGCGGAAGCCGCGCAGGCTCTGATTGAAGTCCAGGCCGATGCGGATGCGCGCGTTGAGCGCGCGCAGGCGGACGCGACGCAGGCGCTGGCTGAAGCCCGGACTGATGCGGATGCGCGCGTTGCGCGTGCGAAGGCGGAAGCCGCGCAGGCGCTGACCGAAGTCCGGACCGACTCGGATGCTCGTGTCGAACTGGCGTTGGCGGAAGCGGTCCAGGCGCTGGATGCGGCCCGGGCTGACGCGGATGCGCGTGTCGCGCGCGCGGTGGCGGAAGCGGCGCAGGCGCTGACTGAAGCCCGGGCTGAGGCGGATGCGCTGTTGGCGAAGGCGCTGGCGGACGCGGCGGCCGAGCGGGAACAGGCCCTTGCCGAGGTTCGCGCGAGTGCTTCGGCTCAACGCAGCCGGCACCTGGCGGACGTGGAGGCCCGCGCGGCGCAGGCGCTCTCTGAAGCGCGCGCGGAGGCAGAGGCCCAGCGGCTCCAGGCCCTTGAGGATGCCCGCGCCGAAGCCGAGGCCGAGCGGGTCCGGCAGTTGGAGGAGGCCGAGCTCCGCGCGGCGCGGATGCTCGCCGAGGTTCGTGCCGAGGCCGACGCGGTCCTTGCCCGCCGGTTGGCGGAAGCTGAAGCCCGCGCGGCCCAGACCCTCGCGGATTCGCGTGCGGAGATGGAAGCCCAGGCTCGCGCCGAGGCCGAGGCCCGGGTGGCCCGTGCTCTCGCCGAAGCCCGCGCAGAGTCGAGTGGCCAGACGGAGCAGGTGCTCGCCAGCGTGCGCGCCGAGGCGGAGGCCCGGCTCACGGAGGCGGAGGTTCGTGCCACGGAGGCCCTCGAGGCCGCGGTCGAACAGGCCCGCGCCGAGGCCCGTGACACCCTGGCCCGTGAGATCTGGGAACACGGAGCCCGGCTCGCGGAGTCGAACCAGGCCCGCGAGGCCGCCGAGGCTCGCAACACGGAGCTGGAGGCCACGCTCCGCACGCTGCGGCAGGAACTGACCGATTCGGAAGCCCTGGCGGCGCTCATCCAGGAGGACCTGTCGCGGGAGCAGAAGGCCCGCGCTTCGACCCAGGCGGAACTCGAAGCGGCACGCGAGTCCCTGATCACCGAGCAGGAGCGGGCGGCTCGCTGGGAGGCGTTGCTCGCCGACACCCAGGCGCAGCTGTTGTCGGAGCGCGAGCAGCAGGCCCGCGCGCAGGTGGCGCTCGCGAACCTGCAGGCGTCGCTCGACGCCGAGCGGGCCCTGCGTGCCCGGTTGGAAGGCTCCGAGTCCTCGTGGAACGAGGCGCAGAGCGCGCTGGAGGCGGACCGGCTGCGGCTGGATGCCGCGCTGGGCGTGGCTCGCACCGTCCTGGAGGAGGAGCGTGCGCAGCGGGTCCGGCTGGAGGCGGCGTTCGCCCAGCTCCAGACGGAATCCGCTTCAGCGCTGGAAGCGGAGCGTGCTCGGGCCGAAGCCTCGCGGGTCGCCGCGCTGGAAGCCCGGACCCAGCTGGAAGGGGACCTGTCGGCGGCACGTGCCGCGCGGCTGTCCACCGAGGCCGCGTTCGAACACACGCGCCAGACCCTCTCCGAGGTCCAGGCCGCCTTCACCGAAGCGCAGCGCACGAACGAGGCCGCGTTGCTGGAGTTGCGGCAGTCGCAGGCGACAGTGCTGGAAGAGGCGCGTGCGGCACTGGCGGACGTGCAGCAGTCGCAGGCCGCCCAGGACGCGACGGTGCGCGAGCTGCGCGCGGAGCTGACGGAAGCGCGGCGGTCCGAGGTGGAGGCGTTGTCCTCGCTGGATGACGCTCGTACGAACGAGGCCGCGCTTCGCTCGGAGCTGGAGACCCTGCGCGCGGCGTCCGTGGCGCAGCGTGAGCGCCTGTCCGCGGCGGAGCAGGCGAAGGACGCGGTCCAGGCCCGGCTCGCGGAAGTGGAAGCATCGCTGTCTGAGACCGAGTCCCGCTACACCGAGCAGGCCGCAATCCTCTCCCCGATACAGCAGGCGCTCGCGGTCGAGACCTCGCGAGCATTCTTGTTGGAGCAGGCCCTGAAGGAGGCGGATGCTCAATATTCCGTCGAAACTTCGCGCGCGAGCTTGCTGGGACAAGCCCTGGAGGAGGCGGAGGCTCGTCATGCCGCCGAAGCTTCGCGCGTGCTCTCGCTGGAACAGGCCCTGACGGAGGCCGAGGCGCGGCTTGCCACGGAGACGGAACGCTTCGCCATGAAGGTGGCGGAGGCGGAGTCCCGGCAGTCCACGGATACCGCACGGCAGGCGTCGCTGGCCCAGACGCTCGCGGAGGCCGAGGCCCGGCTTGCCGCGGAGTCCTCTCGTCGCTCCGAACTGGAAGCGGCGCTCACGGAGGCGGAGTCCCAGCAGGCCGCTGCGTCCGCACGGCGTGCCGAACTCGAGGCATCGCTCGCGGAGGCTGAGTCCCGGCAGGCCGCGGAGTCCACGCACCGCTCGGAGCTGGAAGCTTCGTTGAAGGAAGCCGAGGCCCGCCTCTCCACGTTGGAGCAGGCACTGGCGGACGCGGAGAAGCGCGCTGCCTCCGAGACGTCCCGCCGCGTTGAGCTGGAAGCCTCGCTCACGGAAGTGGAGTTCCGGCTCGCCGCCGAAACCTCGAACCTCAGCGCGCTGGAGGACTCGCTGGCGCAGGCGGAGGCCCGTCTCGCCGCGGGCTCACAGTCGCAGGACGCGGCACGCGAGGCCGAAGCCCAGGCCGCGCGTCTCATGGAGTCCCTGACGACACGCGAGCAGGAGCTGCGCGAGGCCAGTGCCCTGCGTGTCTCCATGGAGGCGCAGCTGGAAGGCGCGCTCTCCCGGACCGAGCGCCAGCAGCAGGACCTGGACGAACTGCGCGCGCAGTTGGGCGTGAAGGAGCAGGAGCTGGCGGCCCTGCGCGCGGAGACGGCCCGGTTGGGTGCCGCGCACCAGGAGCTGATGCGCCTGGGCTCCGAGCTGCAACGGGCACACGCCGCGCTGCATGAGCGGAGCCAGCAGGTGGGCCGGCTGGAGGCGGAGTTGGTGGACGCCAGCGACCGGCTCGCCGCGACGCGCGAGCACGCGGAGGTGCTCGTGGTGCAGCTGGAGACCGCGCGCCGCTTCGCGGGCAAGGCCACGAACCTGGAGGCCGCGCTGGAGGCGCTGCGCGCCGAGCTGGAGACCGCGCGCGCGGAGACGGCCCGGCTCACGGAGACCGGGAACGAGCGCACGTCCACGCTGGAAGGACAGCTCGCGGACCTCACCGCGCGCGCGGAGCAGGAGCGGACCGAACTGGAAGCCCGGCTCTCCACCCTCTCCACCGAGAGGGCGGAGCTTCAGGTTCGGCTCGCGGAACTGTCCGCGCAGGCCGGGACGGACCGGGCCGAGCTGGAAGCCCGCCTCGCCGAACTCACCGAACAAGCCCGCGAGGAGAAGTCCTCCATCGAGGCCCAGCTCGCGGACGTCACCGCCCGGGCCGCCGCGGAGCGGGCCGAGCTCGAAGCGCGCCTCGCGGACCTCACCGCGCAAGCCGACTCCTCGAGCGCTGAACGCGACGCCCGGCTCGCCGAAGCCGAAGCGCGCGCCGCGACGGCACAGGCCGAGCTCGAAGCCCGCCTCCAGCAGTCCGCTGAACTGACCCGCGAATCCCTCGCCGCCATGGAGGCCCGCCTCGTTGCCGCGCTCGAAGAAGCCCGGACCGAGCAGGCCGCGCTGGAGTCCCGCGTCGCCGCCCTGACCCAGGCCGCCGCCGACGCCGAAGCCCAGGCCCGCCGCGCGGACGCCGAGCGCACCGCCATGGCCTCCGAACGCGAGCGCCTCCAGTCCGACCTCACCGTCGCCCGTGCCGCCCGCGTCCGCCTGGAGGGCCGTGCCAGCTCCCTGGAGACCGCCGCCGCGGATGCCGTGCGCATCCTGGACGCCGAGCGCGCTGAACGCGACCAGCTCGCCGCGCGGATCCGCGAACAGCAGGCCCGGCTGGAAGCGCTCGAAACCGAACGCGAGACCCTGGTCCAGGCCCTGGAGGACGCCAAGTCCTCCGCCGCCCCGCCCCCGGAGGACGTCCTGGAGATGGCCGCGGAGATGGAGGTCCTCCAGGCCCACGTGGAGAAGATGCAGGACCAGCTCGCCGCCCGGGAGGCCGAACTGGCCGAGCTGCGCCGCGCCAGCGCCCCCGCCACCCCCGGCGCCTCCCGTCGCGCCATGCCAGCACTGGACGTTCCGTCCCCGCCCAAGAAGGTCGGCGAGCGCGAATAA